One window from the genome of Micromonospora aurantiaca ATCC 27029 encodes:
- a CDS encoding SCP2 sterol-binding domain-containing protein yields MVDMTTRFFEDLDRRGFEPLLVKTSGTLRFDLHEGPHTTHWLLEIDHGNLRVRQEDGEADTVVGTEPRLFAELVGGEENAVAALLRGDMTVVGDLRLMLQVERVFPGPPDSRGPHHTFGGRGA; encoded by the coding sequence ATGGTGGACATGACCACGAGATTCTTCGAGGACCTGGATCGGCGGGGGTTCGAGCCGCTGCTGGTCAAGACATCCGGAACGCTCCGCTTCGACCTGCACGAGGGCCCGCACACCACGCACTGGCTGCTGGAGATCGATCACGGCAACCTGCGGGTCCGGCAGGAGGACGGCGAGGCGGACACGGTGGTCGGTACCGAGCCGCGCCTGTTCGCCGAGCTGGTCGGCGGTGAGGAGAACGCCGTCGCGGCGCTGCTGCGGGGCGACATGACAGTCGTCGGCGACCTGCGGCTCATGTTGCAGGTCGAGCGGGTCTTCCCCGGTCCGCCGGACTCCCGGGGACCGCACCACACGTTCGGCGGGAGGGGTGCCTGA
- a CDS encoding amylo-alpha-1,6-glucosidase codes for MPGSNSVRILDGNTFVVCEDTGDIEATPSEPTGLFSLDTRYLSKWVLTINGERLNALSYDDLQYYEARFFLVPGMATHYIDAKLSVIRERAVGGSFRETLTILNHDEKPVDLEIRMDAGSDFADLFQVKDEILNKKGEHYAEAESDRLRLGYRRGNFRRETLVSANQPARYDQRGFAWSIRLEPNEQWEAVIDVQTFAIGPGGRDLRMGLRAHGTERLALQHDLEEWISRAPKLNSEHEELAATYRRSLVDLAALRFSPLSLGGQTLPAAGLPWFMTMFGRDSILTCLQVLPFAPEMSKTTLRILGALQGTRFDDFRDEDPGRILHEMRYGETAAFEEQPHSPYYGSVDATPLFVVLLDEYERWSGDGALVKELERECRAALKWVDDYADLLGNGYIWYERRNTDTGLENQCWKDSWDSISYADGTLPPFPRATCEVQGYAYDAKMRAARMARLFWDDPAYADQLEREAAELKRRFNNDWWVADRGFYALALDPDGRQCDVLSSNMGHLLWSGIVDDERAAKVAEHLVGPRLWSGWGVRTLAEGEVRYNPIGYHNGTIWPFDNSFVAWGLRRYGFAEEAATVANGILDAATYFDGRLPEAFGGYPRELTKFPVEYPTACSPQAWSTGAPLLLLRTMLGLEPHEQHLAVDPRLPVGMGRIEVLDIPGRWGRVDAFARGRLNIEELAD; via the coding sequence ATGCCCGGTAGCAACTCCGTCCGGATCCTGGACGGCAACACGTTCGTGGTGTGCGAGGACACCGGCGACATCGAGGCCACACCGAGCGAGCCGACCGGATTGTTCTCGCTCGACACGCGGTACCTGTCGAAATGGGTGCTCACGATCAACGGCGAGCGGCTCAACGCGCTGTCCTACGACGACCTCCAGTACTACGAGGCCCGGTTCTTCCTGGTGCCCGGCATGGCCACGCACTACATCGACGCGAAGCTGTCGGTCATCCGGGAGCGGGCGGTCGGCGGCAGCTTCCGCGAGACGCTGACCATCCTCAACCACGACGAGAAGCCGGTCGACCTGGAGATCCGGATGGACGCCGGATCGGACTTCGCCGACCTGTTCCAGGTCAAGGACGAGATCCTGAACAAGAAGGGCGAACACTACGCCGAGGCCGAGTCGGACCGGCTGCGCCTGGGCTACCGGCGGGGCAACTTCCGGCGCGAGACGCTCGTCTCCGCCAACCAGCCGGCCCGCTACGACCAGCGTGGTTTCGCCTGGAGCATCCGGCTGGAACCCAACGAGCAGTGGGAAGCGGTCATCGACGTGCAGACGTTCGCGATCGGCCCCGGCGGCCGGGACCTGCGGATGGGGCTGCGCGCGCACGGCACCGAGCGGCTCGCGCTCCAGCACGACCTGGAGGAGTGGATCAGCCGGGCACCGAAGCTGAACAGCGAGCACGAGGAACTCGCCGCGACGTACCGGCGGAGCCTCGTCGACCTCGCGGCGCTGCGCTTCTCGCCGCTGTCGCTCGGCGGGCAGACGCTGCCCGCGGCCGGCCTGCCCTGGTTCATGACCATGTTCGGCCGGGACAGCATTCTCACCTGCCTCCAGGTGCTGCCGTTCGCGCCGGAGATGTCGAAGACCACGCTGCGGATCCTCGGCGCGCTCCAGGGCACCCGGTTCGACGACTTCCGGGACGAGGATCCGGGCCGGATCCTGCACGAGATGCGGTACGGCGAGACCGCCGCGTTCGAGGAGCAGCCGCACTCGCCGTACTACGGCTCGGTGGACGCGACGCCGCTGTTCGTGGTGCTGCTCGACGAGTACGAGCGGTGGAGCGGCGACGGCGCGCTGGTCAAGGAGCTGGAACGGGAGTGCCGGGCGGCGTTGAAGTGGGTCGACGACTACGCCGACCTGCTCGGCAACGGCTACATCTGGTACGAGCGGCGCAACACCGACACCGGCCTGGAGAACCAGTGCTGGAAGGACTCGTGGGACTCCATCTCGTACGCCGACGGCACGTTGCCGCCGTTCCCCCGGGCCACCTGCGAGGTGCAGGGGTACGCGTACGACGCGAAGATGCGGGCCGCCCGGATGGCCCGGTTGTTCTGGGACGACCCCGCGTACGCCGATCAGCTGGAACGCGAGGCGGCGGAGCTGAAGCGGCGCTTCAACAACGACTGGTGGGTCGCCGACCGCGGCTTCTACGCGCTCGCGCTGGACCCGGACGGGCGTCAGTGCGACGTGCTCAGCTCCAACATGGGCCACCTGCTGTGGAGCGGGATCGTGGACGACGAGCGGGCGGCGAAGGTCGCCGAGCATCTGGTCGGTCCCCGGCTCTGGTCGGGCTGGGGGGTGCGGACGCTGGCCGAGGGCGAGGTCCGCTACAACCCGATCGGCTACCACAACGGCACGATCTGGCCGTTCGACAACTCGTTCGTCGCCTGGGGTCTGCGCCGGTACGGCTTCGCCGAGGAGGCCGCCACGGTGGCCAACGGCATCCTCGACGCGGCCACCTACTTCGACGGCCGGCTGCCGGAGGCGTTCGGCGGCTACCCGCGCGAGCTGACCAAGTTCCCGGTGGAGTACCCGACCGCGTGCAGCCCGCAGGCCTGGTCCACAGGGGCGCCGCTGCTGCTGTTGCGCACCATGCTCGGTCTGGAGCCGCACGAGCAGCACCTGGCTGTCGACCCACGGCTGCCGGTGGGCATGGGACGGATCGAGGTGTTGGACATCCCTGGTCGCTGGGGCCGGGTGGACGCGTTCGCCCGAGGTCGGCTCAACATCGAGGAACTGGCCGACTGA
- a CDS encoding CBS domain-containing protein — protein MTTVGEFMTTRLVTMDGNDTLMAAAQEMRDSAIGDVVVTDGDNVVGIVTDRDITVRGVAENMDPTATRLNQVTSKDVVTVSQYDDAVAAADLMRTYAVRRLPVIDDGRLVGLISMGDLAVEREPQSVLADISADEPNN, from the coding sequence ATGACAACGGTCGGAGAGTTCATGACGACCCGGTTGGTGACGATGGACGGCAACGACACGCTCATGGCCGCCGCGCAGGAGATGCGCGACAGTGCCATCGGCGACGTGGTGGTGACCGACGGCGACAACGTGGTCGGCATCGTGACGGACCGGGACATCACGGTGCGGGGCGTGGCCGAGAACATGGACCCCACCGCCACCCGGCTCAACCAGGTCACCAGCAAGGACGTGGTGACCGTCAGCCAGTACGACGACGCCGTGGCCGCCGCGGACCTGATGCGCACGTACGCGGTCCGTCGCCTCCCGGTGATCGACGACGGCCGGCTGGTCGGCCTGATCTCCATGGGTGACCTGGCGGTGGAGCGGGAACCCCAGTCGGTGCTCGCGGACATCAGCGCCGACGAGCCCAACAACTAG